A window of the Lactuca sativa cultivar Salinas chromosome 5, Lsat_Salinas_v11, whole genome shotgun sequence genome harbors these coding sequences:
- the LOC111898537 gene encoding uncharacterized protein LOC111898537, translated as MSFIVGRLAAGKEGAYFLQESKHAVGRLVEKTNKSTTAATNRPPAPTIHEVPDNQSDILPEILKHNLPSRIFRPPSDSTLSNGSKWLLNSDESNGVSSVSRDAINPLRAYVSLPQVTFGPKRWQFPNTEHSFSPSTANELRNDKYTPINPEKLKAAAVGLSQIAKAFAAATVIIFGGATLTIGLAVSQLELHTTDDIRTKGKDIIQPKFESIKEQMGPLRTWAEGVAKEWHMEKKEDIKEKPLIKELSRMLGAKRST; from the exons ATGAGTTTTATCGTCGGAAGATTGGCGGCAGGCAAAGAAGGCGCTTACTTCTTACAAGAATCCAAGCACGCCGTCGGTCGACTCGTTGAAAAAACCAATAAGTCCACCACTGCCGCCACTAATCGTCCTCCGGCGCCCACAATTCATGAAGTCCCTGACAACCAAAGCGATATCCTTCCGGAGATTTTGAAGCATAATTTACCGTCAAGGATTTTCCGACCACCTTCCGATTCGACGCTGTCGAATGGATCCAAGTGGCTTCTCAACTCCGATGAAAGCAACGGCGTCTCTTCTGTATCGCGTGATGCTATAAACCCTCTTAGGGCTTACGTATCCCTTCCCCAAGTTACTTTTGGACCCAAAAG ATGGCAGTTTCCTAACACAGAGCATTCATTTTCTCCTTCAACAGCAAATGAGCTGCGTAATGACAAGTACACCCCGATTAATCCTGAGAAGTTGAAGGCTGCAGCTGTTGGATTATCACAAA TTGCAAAAGCATTTGCTGCTGCCACTGTTATTATCTTTGGTGGAGCCACATTGACTATTGGACTTGCAGTTTCACAGCTTGAGCTACATACA ACTGATGATATTCGAACCAAAGGAAAAGATATCATTCAACCAAAATTCGAATCAATCAAGGAACAAATGGGCCCTTTAAGAACTTGG GCAGAAGGAGTAGCTAAGGAATGGCATATGGAGAAGAAGGAAGACATTAAAGAGAAGCCTCTGATTAAAGAGCTTTCAAGAATGTTGGGTGCCAAAAGATCTACCTAA
- the LOC111898536 gene encoding uncharacterized protein LOC111898536 isoform X2, whose amino-acid sequence MMVVIQVQLRPHPSSSNLNGNGFSLHPSVYNNIQRSKKLSLQLRAASSRTQRIMESISVGGEVGGAGGAYSYDALKRLDNLWSTICSAETAIQEPKKIVTNTLGLFDNDMNEVDKFDVLVCGGTLGIFIATALSLKGLRVGVVERNLLKGREQEWNISKKELLELVEVGILTEDDIEEATTSVFNPNRCGFERKGEIWVENILNLGVSPAKLIDIMRKRFDSLGGVVFEGCSVSSINVYQDTAVLELMEGKILSASLIIDAMGNFSPVLKQIRGGRKPDGVCLVVGSCCRGFKENSRSDVIYSSAEAKPVGNSQAQYFWEAFPAGSGPLDRTTYMFTYIDPQPTSPKLEDLLEDYWDLMPKYQEVSLDDLEILRVIYGIFPTYRDSPLPAAFNRVLQFGDASGIQSPVSFGGFGSLTRHLGRISNGIHEAISSNLLDSDNLSLLNPYMPNLSASWLFQRAMSARKQAGVPPDFINDLLHANFISMQSLGEPVLRPFLQDVIQFGPLVKTLGLVMLTKPQILPSIFKQVGLPVLIDWLGHFSLLGSYTFLSIFIDPLLRPVIDTFSTETKYKWNRKLEAWKYGAGLDYKFESEEVTKST is encoded by the exons ATGATGGTTGTGATTCAAGTTCAGCTTCGACCACACCCATCCAGCTCCAACCTCAATGGCAATGGCTTTTCTCTACACCCTTCTGTTTACAATAATATCCAGAGATCAAAGAAGCTATCTCTGCAACTAAGAGCGGCCTCTTCAAGAACTCAG AGGATAATGGAGAGCATTTCAGTAGGTGGGGAAGTTGGAGGAGCTGGTGGGGCATACTCTTATGATGCTTTAAAGAGATTGGATAATTTGTGGTCTACTATCTGCTCTGCTGAAACAG CTATTCAAGAACCcaaaaaaattgtgacaaatacCCTTGGATTGTTTGATAATGACATGAATGAAGTGGATAAATTTGATGTGTTGGTTTGTGGAGGTACTTTAGGGATCTTCATTGCCACTGCATTAAGTTTGAAAGGCCTCCGTGTTGGAGTGGTGGAAAGGAACTTACTAAAAGGG AGGGAACAAGAGTGGAATATATCAAAGAAAGAGCTCCTGGAACTTGTTGAAGTTGGCATCTTAACAGAAGATGACATTGAAGAggccacaacttcagtttttaaTCCC AACAGATGTGGATTTGAGAGGAAAGGGGAGATATGGGTTGAAAACATTCTTAATCTTGGTGTTTC gccTGCAAAACTTATAGATATTATGAGGAAGCGATTTGATTCACTTGGTGGAGTAGTCTTTGAGGGCTGCAGTGTGTCTAGCATAAATGTTTATCAAGATACAGCA GTATTGGAACTAATGGAGGGAAAGATTTTGTCGGCTAGTCTCATAATTGATGCAATGGGGAATTTTTCGCCTGTGCTAAAACAG ATCAGAGGTGGCAGGAAGCCGGATGGTGTTTGCCTTGTTGTTGGTTCTTGTTGTCGTGGTTTCAAGGAAAATTCTAGAAGCGATGTCATTTATAGCAGTGCAGAAGCAAAGCCAGTTGGAAACTCTCAAGCACAATACTTTTGGGAG GCATTCCCTGCTGGTTCTGGACCGTTGGATCGAACTACTTACATGTTCACTTACATTGATCCACAACCTACTAGCCCTAAACTTGAAGATTTACTAGAAGATTATTGGGATTTAATGCCCAAGTATCAG GAAGTCTCGTTGGATGATCTAGAGATTCTGAGGGTTATATATGGAATTTTCCCAACTTATCGTGACAG TCCACTGCCAGCAGCTTTCAATCGTGTTCTACAGTTTGGTGATGCAAGTGGAATACAGTCTCCAGTTTCCTTTGGTGGTTTCGGGAGTTTGACTAGACACCTTGGAAGAATATCAAATG GAATACATGAAGCTATCAGTTCCAATCTCCTGGATTCTGACAATCTATCGTTATTAAATCCATACATG cCAAACTTAAGTGCATCTTGGTTATTCCAAAGAGCCATGTCAGCAAGAAAACAAGCCGGGGTCCCACCAGATTTCATCAACGACCTTCTCCATGCCAATTTCATCAGCATGCAG AGTCTAGGGGAACCAGTGTTAAGACCGTTTCTTCAAGATGTTATACAATTTGGTCCTCTCGTGAAGACACTAGGCCTAGTTATGCTAACCAAACCTCAAATCCTTCCTTCAATATTTAAACAg GTTGGGTTACCTGTACTCATAGACTGGCTAGGACATTTTTCGCTTTTGGGTTCTTATACATTTCTTTCCATATTCATTGACCCATTATTAAG GCCTGTGATTGATACGTTTTCAACCGAGACAAAGTACAAATGGAATAGGAAACTTGAAGCATGGAAATATGGAGCTGGTTTAGACTACAAATTTGAAAGTGAAGAAGTAACCAAGAGTACATAG
- the LOC111898536 gene encoding uncharacterized protein LOC111898536 isoform X1: MMVVIQVQLRPHPSSSNLNGNGFSLHPSVYNNIQRSKKLSLQLRAASSRTQRIMESISVGGEVGGAGGAYSYDALKRLDNLWSTICSAETAAIQEPKKIVTNTLGLFDNDMNEVDKFDVLVCGGTLGIFIATALSLKGLRVGVVERNLLKGREQEWNISKKELLELVEVGILTEDDIEEATTSVFNPNRCGFERKGEIWVENILNLGVSPAKLIDIMRKRFDSLGGVVFEGCSVSSINVYQDTAVLELMEGKILSASLIIDAMGNFSPVLKQIRGGRKPDGVCLVVGSCCRGFKENSRSDVIYSSAEAKPVGNSQAQYFWEAFPAGSGPLDRTTYMFTYIDPQPTSPKLEDLLEDYWDLMPKYQEVSLDDLEILRVIYGIFPTYRDSPLPAAFNRVLQFGDASGIQSPVSFGGFGSLTRHLGRISNGIHEAISSNLLDSDNLSLLNPYMPNLSASWLFQRAMSARKQAGVPPDFINDLLHANFISMQSLGEPVLRPFLQDVIQFGPLVKTLGLVMLTKPQILPSIFKQVGLPVLIDWLGHFSLLGSYTFLSIFIDPLLRPVIDTFSTETKYKWNRKLEAWKYGAGLDYKFESEEVTKST, encoded by the exons ATGATGGTTGTGATTCAAGTTCAGCTTCGACCACACCCATCCAGCTCCAACCTCAATGGCAATGGCTTTTCTCTACACCCTTCTGTTTACAATAATATCCAGAGATCAAAGAAGCTATCTCTGCAACTAAGAGCGGCCTCTTCAAGAACTCAG AGGATAATGGAGAGCATTTCAGTAGGTGGGGAAGTTGGAGGAGCTGGTGGGGCATACTCTTATGATGCTTTAAAGAGATTGGATAATTTGTGGTCTACTATCTGCTCTGCTGAAACAG CAGCTATTCAAGAACCcaaaaaaattgtgacaaatacCCTTGGATTGTTTGATAATGACATGAATGAAGTGGATAAATTTGATGTGTTGGTTTGTGGAGGTACTTTAGGGATCTTCATTGCCACTGCATTAAGTTTGAAAGGCCTCCGTGTTGGAGTGGTGGAAAGGAACTTACTAAAAGGG AGGGAACAAGAGTGGAATATATCAAAGAAAGAGCTCCTGGAACTTGTTGAAGTTGGCATCTTAACAGAAGATGACATTGAAGAggccacaacttcagtttttaaTCCC AACAGATGTGGATTTGAGAGGAAAGGGGAGATATGGGTTGAAAACATTCTTAATCTTGGTGTTTC gccTGCAAAACTTATAGATATTATGAGGAAGCGATTTGATTCACTTGGTGGAGTAGTCTTTGAGGGCTGCAGTGTGTCTAGCATAAATGTTTATCAAGATACAGCA GTATTGGAACTAATGGAGGGAAAGATTTTGTCGGCTAGTCTCATAATTGATGCAATGGGGAATTTTTCGCCTGTGCTAAAACAG ATCAGAGGTGGCAGGAAGCCGGATGGTGTTTGCCTTGTTGTTGGTTCTTGTTGTCGTGGTTTCAAGGAAAATTCTAGAAGCGATGTCATTTATAGCAGTGCAGAAGCAAAGCCAGTTGGAAACTCTCAAGCACAATACTTTTGGGAG GCATTCCCTGCTGGTTCTGGACCGTTGGATCGAACTACTTACATGTTCACTTACATTGATCCACAACCTACTAGCCCTAAACTTGAAGATTTACTAGAAGATTATTGGGATTTAATGCCCAAGTATCAG GAAGTCTCGTTGGATGATCTAGAGATTCTGAGGGTTATATATGGAATTTTCCCAACTTATCGTGACAG TCCACTGCCAGCAGCTTTCAATCGTGTTCTACAGTTTGGTGATGCAAGTGGAATACAGTCTCCAGTTTCCTTTGGTGGTTTCGGGAGTTTGACTAGACACCTTGGAAGAATATCAAATG GAATACATGAAGCTATCAGTTCCAATCTCCTGGATTCTGACAATCTATCGTTATTAAATCCATACATG cCAAACTTAAGTGCATCTTGGTTATTCCAAAGAGCCATGTCAGCAAGAAAACAAGCCGGGGTCCCACCAGATTTCATCAACGACCTTCTCCATGCCAATTTCATCAGCATGCAG AGTCTAGGGGAACCAGTGTTAAGACCGTTTCTTCAAGATGTTATACAATTTGGTCCTCTCGTGAAGACACTAGGCCTAGTTATGCTAACCAAACCTCAAATCCTTCCTTCAATATTTAAACAg GTTGGGTTACCTGTACTCATAGACTGGCTAGGACATTTTTCGCTTTTGGGTTCTTATACATTTCTTTCCATATTCATTGACCCATTATTAAG GCCTGTGATTGATACGTTTTCAACCGAGACAAAGTACAAATGGAATAGGAAACTTGAAGCATGGAAATATGGAGCTGGTTTAGACTACAAATTTGAAAGTGAAGAAGTAACCAAGAGTACATAG